In the genome of Megachile rotundata isolate GNS110a chromosome 16, iyMegRotu1, whole genome shotgun sequence, the window AATTGTTATTCACGCATAAACGATAAACGTGGTTGATTGTCAAGATAAAAACAAatcaaaatgtattattataaatactaaTAGAACGCGAGTTTATAAATAGAAATTGaagggaaaaagaaaaagaaactgaATGGcggtatatatttaataaattactgaaattaatcCTCTTATTTCTGACAGTGAATGTTGTCACCtaaataattcaaacaaaatGATGTCGATTACGGCAAAAGATTCAGAAGTTAAAGAGGTTGATGGTAGAGGTACAATTAAAGTTATAGATCGTCCAACGTTTATATTAAAAACTAGAGAAGGCGAAAATAGAGCTGTTTCACCAAGTCAACGTAATGGTGGTAACAAGTAAAGATAATCCAAgcctttattttaaattaacatatagGGGTaacttgtaatttaatttttaattactttgttAGGAAAGAATCAGATACCTCCACTAATGCTCCATCAAAAATACAAGATGGTAAGTCCTTTGTTTTCTTAGTCATTAGCtatgaatatatattataaaatttaaaaactaacagaattttgtaaatgtttTCTTCAGCTGTACGTACCATATTGCCAATCTGTCCTGAAATGACTAGTTGTGTAAAGTTTATGGATGAAAATATGCAACTTTGTGAAAATCCTCTTGaattcttatatgatcaacaaGATTTCTTAGTGATCGGATGCTTAGGAGCTCAGGGTGTTGGAAAATCAACTATTATGTCTTTACTGACATCTAGTTATGCGTTAGTATCATCAAAGGTTATTGAACCATatattataattcattttttatcattatttttccATTAATAGGTCTGATATATTTCCAATTCAAGATATATCTCATCATGAAAGCGGTGCAAATTGCACTTCTGGTATtgatttttttataacaaaaaacaGAGTGATATATTTAGATACACAACCTATACTTTCTGGATCAACAATAGATTATTCTGCTTGTTATGATCAAAAGAAATCTACAACAGACTTTGTAAATGCAGAAACTAATTTAGAATTACAGTCTTTACAATTTGCTGCATTCCTTTTTTCTGTATGTCATGTCATCATTTTTGTACAAGATTGGTTTATTGATCCAAATTTAGTTAGGTAAGCATAGTATATGCATGATAAACAGTAGATTTTTGTTAACACATTTTAGAAATCTTTATGATTTGTAGGTTTTTACAAACAGCAGAAATGTTAAAACCATCCTCAACAAGTAATATGGATCAAGATTATGTTGAATACTATCCACACATTGTATTCTTACATAACAAAGCTGAACTCGAAGATTTCACCCCAAATGCAATGGAAAAAATCAAGGTAATATACTTATCAAAGAATATGATCGATTATTCATTGGTTAAAAGCGTTATAATggtctttaattatttatacactTACAGGAATTTTACAGTAAAGTATTTTCCAGTTCTAGATTACAAATTAATAGCGGTTTGGATATGAGTAATCACTCGATGGAGGCGGGCTTGAACTTATTTTTTATACCGCGAATTGTAAACCACggtaaaattcgaaaatgttaATTTGTTTCGTTCGAATATTATGTGGACAAGTGTTGCAATTTTCAGTAccgatttcaattaatttttaacttctatTGCAGAAGAACCAACTATGCATCACAATGAAAAGAAACTaatagagaaattaaaaacCAAAATACACGGAGTTAACAGAAATCCAATGACGCCATCAACGTTAACCGAAAAAAACTGGTACGCGTAAAAGTGGTATATgtacttaatttttgttttctcGCATTTCTTCTTTTTCAGTAGCCACTTCGGTGATTTCGATGATAATTATATTTGCCTTGTTTAGGTATCACTACGTTTCCAGAGTAATGGAAGCAATTAAAAAGAGCCATCTTTCTTCAGAATATGGAAGATTAATGCCGTAATCGTTAATTACAGCGataataatgtacataattCAACATACATCAATTAACATCAAGTGGTAACTACAatgacatatatgtatatgctcctttaacatatttttcattaaaaattattatattttgttatttatttatattcgtaGTGTAGGAACATCACAGAACGAAGATAGGaatgcaataatttttataattattgaacatagtgtacaaatataaataataacgtGTATGAAGTTGAATAAATCGAAAGAagggaaagaaaagaaattgatatatttcgATTATCCCAAATTTGCTGAAATAAAATAGTATGTCCTCGTTCAGCACTGGTTTCCCACATCAACGCACATAAGGGAAATCGATCGTTCGATCATCATATATTTAGGAGTAATCTTCTTGTTCACTATCGGCCTGTTGCATCGAAGCCATCTGTGCAACTGCTTGCAGCTGTTGCCACTGCTGCTGTTCAGCCACTGCCTGCTCTTCCCTCGCTTTCGCAAACAATTCTTGTTGTTGTCTTAGTAGCTCCTCCTCtggaatccccaaattttctagtcGAGTGCTTTGGCGCCTTCGTTTCGCTGCAACAGCTTTGCAATCTCGTAATACGGCTTCCGCTTCCGCGCTATAATCACCAAATCCGAGTTTTTCAAGTGCCTGAAGAACATGTTCAGCATTGATTGTTTTCTTTTGTTGCTGATTGCAGATTTCATTTGCTTCGGAGGAAAGTAAATGAATGAATTCTGTGCAGCAATTCAATATCAATTCTCGAGATTCGTTCGCTACGCGTACATGTGGCAAAATTTCCTTGATCATTTTATTGATTGATGCACGAGGTAAGGTCAACTCGTCATCCTCGGTCGGTGATATGGTAGCCGAGGCCATTTCTTTCCTACAACATACGAACGAAACAGACCTGTTTTTCTTAAAATGTTTATGGGATTGATCGTTTATGCcttaattttattcttctttcGTATATTCTCTTGGCACTTGCGATTTTCTCAAATTCACTACGCCTGGTGATTGGCTTATTAAATGATAAACGGTAGCATGACAGACACAATTTCATCTTACCGATACTTCTCGTATCTTGCACGTTGCACGCATCATATATGCGGATATAAATAAGGATAATAAAGATTACAAATATCGCAGTATTATCATCTACTTTTACTCTTCTGTTACTTATATATTACACATAATTTAATGCACTGCTTCTTGCTTGTAGTTGGTATCATTAAAATCTTGGAATATTCGATACGTACATAATGATTAAGAGTCACAGTTTATAAGAGTTAAGCTTATCGTCTTATCGCGTACTTGAAAGTCTTGCGAGTTCTTTGCAAAATAAAGGTTCTTAGATAAATGTACTTGCATACCGGTTACATGTTGATTAAAAGAGGAAAGCTTTCTCAACTATTACGACATCGGATCGTATAGTTtagtgattaaaaataatatataaatatttttcgccacGTAAAGCATTGTAAATTAAACATGAAATGATTACTCGATGTAGATTACCGTTCATATGTGCGATattcgttttattttatttgtgtgATCAATTGTACGCGAAACACATGACCGAATTTGTTAAACCTGTACAAAATTTAACTGTGAAAGCTGTACGAGATGAGAGGTATACAGAGACTAGTGATGCTtataaactattaaaattaaacatatcATGGTTATCCACAAACAATAACAAACGTACTCTCTCGTACAGGTAAACGTTTACTAAatgatataacaaattttaattgatCCAATATAATTTGTTTACCTTGTTCAAATTTGTTTGTGTCATAGCATTATAATCACAGGTATATCAAGCAAAGAAACAACAGGTGCGGAATGTCCGGAAGGATCAATTTTCTATACATTAAACAATGATAAGCAATTGAATGTGCTCCTACCTGAGGACAATGACTTTGCGGATATGCCGGATCTACATATTCAACCCGGTTGTACTTATAAAGTACAAGTTATTGCAAATCCGAGATTAAAGCATATGAAAAATTCGCCGGAAGTAAGTACAAACAAAATGACATACAAGATGCAATATATTACACTTTTTTATTAACGAGATAAACGCTCAAATCTTCTAGATTTTGTATACGGTTCCAGAATGCGTCGATCGAGTATGTAGCTGTCTTAAAGCCAAATCAACACTGCCAATTCCAAAAGTAAATGTTATTCTAACAACACAGCAGATAATTGTAAATTGGAGAGTAGATTCTAATACTTCTgaagtttctttttatttaatcaggtatgtaagttcacatatcattgacttacttctatttatttaaatgtctGTATAAACTTTTATAGCATCGGTGTACCTCGTCTAACGTCGAAAAAAGGACTgcctatatataatattaacaaaataggACAAGTGCCTGCAGAAAGGACAGTGTTCCTatggaatttaaaattgaatgagGAATATATGAAAGTTAAAGATGATTACAAAGTTATGGTTACTGCAGTAAATAATTATGGCTGCTTTGGAGAAACAGGAAGTTTCATTATAAATTCTAAGTTGCCAAATGACAAGACTATTGTCGTGCGTTACGATATAGTAAGTGATTAGTCAAGATTAAaacgtttaaaataaatatgtaatggTAAATATGTTTTTTTTCAGTGGTTCATACTATGTGGAGTAATAAGCGGTTGTATTCTATTTGgagttttaaatttgatattatgtcgtaaatttaaaatctgtatatttgataatgaaaataatgcACGGTAAGTATTGAaataagaaatgaaataataaattaacaaattgataaattaaagagAACATACCGCATCTTTCGTTTGTTAGGATACGTACAATTTCCAAACATAGATCTGAATGGACAGAAACAATTCTTCAAAAACACAACATTTTATATGATATGTATGGATTTAAGGTACAAATTTGTATTAACTTTATATGTTAGCAATTAGCAAGATTTGTTGGTATGTAATTTAGGTCAATTATCATAGGAGAAAAACGAAGAACACGACGAATACGAAGACATCGATGAACTACAAGTACGGTTCGAAAGCATAAAATTAATACGTGAATTGGGTACTGGACAATTTGGAAAAGTGTATCTTGGTTATTTAAACGACAATAGTAACGTTTTGATAGCCGTAAAAACGTCTCAAACAATTAGTGTTTCCACTGAATTAGAAACCCAGCAACAGATTATAAACGAAATTGAAATAATGAGAAGGGCAGGAACACATCCAAATTTAGTGAGCCTTTTGGGTTATTCTATTCAACCAAACAGATCAATATGCATTCTATTGGAATACATGCAAGGTGGAGATCTATTAACTTATTTACATACACTTAAAAAGAAAAAGTTGTGTGATATAAGTGTTCAAGATAATCAAGATGTTTTGGAAGGATTACTTGAGTCAAATACTTCAGAAGGTAAGCTTTACATGAATCAATTAAAGATTTTACTGAATTATGttgttataaattgtattacttTAATTTATAGCACCATGTACTTCTATGTATTCTAACATATTGATTGAAAAGAACACCAACAAACTTGGGCAATATAGCaacatatttaataatcaaGAAGAAGAAACAAAATGTATAAACCAACATTGGGTCGGTCAAATAGAAAAAcatcaatttctgaaatttgctATAGACATTTCAATGGCTATGGAACACTTGGAAGTCAAAGGAATTACTCATAGAGATCTTGCAGCTAGAAATATTCTTCTTACCACAGATTTAACTGCTAAGGTAAACCAGTTCACgctgataatttataatttatcccatataaattaaaatcttaACAAAACATAATAACATTCAGATTTCTGACTTTGGGCTTTCACGTAATGGTATATACATGATAAAAGATATCGAAGAAAAATCACGTCGTCTTCCAATAAGATGGATGTCACCAGAGGCACTACGGGATAGAATTTTTTCTTCAAAAAGCGATGTATGGTCTTATGGTATAGTACTTTGGGAAATTAGCACTTTAGGTGCCTTTCCATACTCGAACGTGCAAAATGATTGTTTGTTACGTTACATTATTCATGAGAACGGTCGTTTAGAGCAACCGGATAATGTTCCATCGTGTATATACAAAATAATGTGTTCCTGCTGGGCTTCCGATCCCGAGGTTAGGCCGAATTTTACGCAACTTCTTAAcgaattaaaaacattaattgCTTCGTTAGATTCTCTTCGATTAATATCTAATCCTTGTTATGCATTCTCATGTTCGAACGAAAACACTTAATGTTAATAGTGTTTGATTAAAATTCATGTATCTGTGGAAATATATGTACCTGAAAGGGTTAACAAAATATAACTCTACTAACTGCACCTTGTCAATCCGTTGTTGTTTTCGTTGAATatcgttaataaaaatttctaaccaAATCGCTACTTAACCAATACACGATACAATGCATTATGTCTGCCATTTAAGTACAGAGCAATGATTGGTTTCCGGTGGCACACGTTTACTTCCGGCAAAACGGGACAAACTTATTGAAATttgacattttcaaaattacgcGTTATTACGAtttcatattatatgtacatctgGTATTTGTTCATTACGTGTCGTAGAAAATAtacgtgtaaataaaaatttcaaaaatgtaaaggaaagaagaaattttgcagataaaaaaagaattaaaaaatgagttGTTTATCAATCTCCGTTCATATTTCGTGCACTTCATTTTATCAGTACTATTTTCTATGTAAAAGACAATGAAGTGTATAATATATGTGAGTGCATTCTTTAGTacaatatatacacatatatatatttcactTACACAGTATGTATGACCACTATCCGTGAAACTGATTATGAAATTATGTCAAATGAAAAATGACCCGCTGAAGATGTCATTCTCGATCAAACGACGTCACAGTGatgtatataatatttctcGATCAGTTCGATGAAAAATCACATTAATATCTTTTTGTTGAATAGGAACTTACGTAGAATTGGTAGAGAAAAAGGAAAAGTGGAGAGACGCGCAAACAGTGATTGTATCTAAATGGTGGTAAGTAAGCGTACGAATGCGGTTTCTAATAGGTTATGTTCTCGAATTCCGTTTGATCATATCAATTTGTATTTGCACATACAATTATCAGTAATCGGTGTTCATTACCAGAAAACCGAGAAAACCAAGTCGATAGTTTGGACTGGTTGTTGCGAGAGAAGCAAATCGAGTATAAAATGGGGGAAGAAGCGGACGTTATAGGTTAtgagacagcgatagacggtAAGTTACAGTTTATTATCTCGTTCATTTTTTATAACTGCATCTTCCATAATTGATCACAATTTTTATTACGAAATACTATAAATATTCGCTCGACGTTCCAGGAAAGTTTCCGAAGCGGAACGTTTACAGCCGATTTAATACGTTCGATATAATTATTTGGTcgaaatgttattaaaatgttAGAGCGTTAACAAGTGctaaataaatatagcaatatcAACTTGTTCGTAACGCGTCATGTCGCAGGTAAAAAGTATGAGAATATGTAAACTTGTAAGCGTGCAAGTGCTTTATGTTGCCCAATCTGGAAATTCGTCTAAGTTGAAGACGAAGTTACCCCATGTGGAGAAAGCAAGCGTCGTGACGAGAAGCGTTATGGTACTAGGACCTATTCCAGCTATGGCAAAATCCCTGGTTTTTATATGACCAGCTGCTGTGGCAATCGCGTTTGGTGGAGTACCAACTGGCAAGTGGAATGAAAAGGAACAACAGAGAGAAGCTGGCAGCATCAAGTATAAAGGATGTATTCGCATGGCAACACACTGAAACAAGATATAATAAAGATTAAcaacaattaaaataatatgtaaagaaagaaagaagataaAAAATGGACTATACAAGTCGAAATTTCTTACCATTTCTGCTAAAACTGGTAAAATGATATTTGCAACTGCAACATTAGAGGTCAGTTCCGTCGCGGTTTCCGCAAATACACAAACGATAAATAGTATCGTAAATGGGTTTATCGATTTCAAGCCGGTCAAAGAGTTTCCAATTATGGTAGATAGTTTGGAAGTGGTACTGCCTGCCGAGATGGCGAATCCACCGCCCAGTACCAAGATCAAACTCCAGTGCATCTTTTGATGTATCAGCTTCCAAGTAATCATACTGGGTGAGGGTTTGGTAGGGCGATTGGCAGGATCCGAATCAAATGACCGAAGAAAATCGAGTTTGGATGGCAAAATGAAGAAGAGAAGCACCGCGAAAGCAGCCGCCGTTGAATCTTTAACTTGTCTGAACAAAATACAGAATACTTTCGTGTTGTTGCTTAATACTATCTAAATGTATAGTCGCGTATCGACGCAGAAGAGAGTAACGCAAGGAGGAAAGATGGAGAAAACGCGATACGTACAAATTAGTGATGTAAGTTGGCCAACCTCGAACAAATCCAGGGTTTCTGAGGAACCAAAGTAACACGACGGTAACGAAAAGGAACCCGACGACGGATTCGTGCCATGTAATAGAGCCGagttctttatattttttctcgatcaCAGCGGCTGCGACCTTTTCACCTTGTGTACCGATATCGATGGCAAGTGCATCTTTGCTTCGTGGTCTAAACATTCCCATGTACATGATCTGAAGCCACATCCAAGTAAGAAAACTCATCAAGAGCATAGGTGGAACCGAGTAAACCATCCACGATGTCAGACTGATGCCTGGACTGTTTGGGAACCGCCTAGAGTAAAAGAATTCAGTCGAATTTGATTTATCCGCTATTAGTCCATGTTGGGGAGATATCTTTCGGGTACCCTTACTTCTCAAAAAATCCTTTTAACGTCAAATTGGTTCCGGACCCGACCAACGTGCCCACACCTCCGAGGCTAGAAGCATACGCTGCCACAAGATAGTACACCATTGTGACGTTAGTTGGCCTTTTACCGCTGTAAACAGACAGTTAAAAAAAAGACGATATAAAGAAGGCAAGAACAGAGACAAGCAATTTTACGGTTACGTACTGTTCTGTACTCTCTTCCCCGCAACCGTTCTCCTCACAGATGAACATATTACCCAAGCCTTGCTGGAAATACGAAGACGAAAGCGTGACAATGTTTTTCTTCCTGTGCGAGTGGACGAGGCTACATAATAGTATATCGCTTACCGCTTCCAGTTCCAGGAGAACAGTCTCAACGATAGGCAACATCATGGCGGTAGCGGCAGTATTCGAAATCCACATCGACAGGAACATGGTGACAAAGAACAGGCCCAGAGTTAATCTATGAACCGTAAATACATCTTATCGGCGATTCGCTTGTATTAACAGGTATGTTTTCATACGATGATATCAAGTATTTGCTATGTACGcgtttatagaaaatatttcgcAGTGCATGGCATGGCGTGGCGTATAAACGATGAAACGAAGAGACGATGAAATGATCAAGGAATGATTAGAAACGGATTCTAGTGTTCCGCGGAATTACCTTCGATGACTGCAACCGATCGTTTTAATGATCAGCAGCGCTATACGCATATGCAGGCCAGAATTTTCAATGACGATCGCGATCACCATGCTACCGATAAACATCATCGTGGTGTCGTTCATGTAGCAAGCGCAAGTGTCACTGGTGCTCATTATACCCATCAGTGGATAGAGTACGATGGGGATCAAACCTGTGATCGGTAACGGAAGCACCTCGGTCATCCAGAACACTGCCATTAAACCGACCACGTACAGACACCGCATCGCTATCGCCTGCATTCAATCGATACGTATTCTTTTTCGCTTTGCGAAATATAGCGTACAAGCAGAAAATTGCAGCAACAAAGAAAGTGACTAAGAATCGAGAGGGAAAAAGATAAGAGGCGGATGGAAGATGTACATTCGGACAGATACGCAGAAGGAAGACAAAAGTAAGGAGGAACAGAAAAAAGTAATAGAGTATTGTATTAACGAACCTCGGTACTTTCGACGACGATGACGAGAGGTAACAGAATCAGCGGCCATAACACGATCACGAACGATCTCCAGTAAATCGAGAGAAATCGAACCAACAGTTTGCCGAAACTGTCGGTCCTTCTGAAACATCCAACACCGAGAAAAGATCAACGCACGCGTCAACTGTATTTCTTTTCATTGAGACGCGGGACAATTAGCAGGGAgaaagaagaaggaagaaaaagaaCGCGAAGAGCAATAATAAAGTGCAACGAGTTTAGGCGAAAGCGCGGACCAATTGGATGCTTGATTCTCTCGAACGAGAGACGCGTACCTTCTGCCTGGCGGCTCGATGATTTCCGGATATGGATCGTCCGGCTGGCGGTTGGACATCTCTCCTTCCCGATTCCGAAGAATCTCGCCTAGAAAGGGAAGCGAAAAGTCTATCGTCTGACAAGCAAAGTAGTACGTATCTATTGGCGACAAACTATCGCTGATAGAATCGTGGAAGTCGGACACAAACGGCAGCGCACGTCCTCAACGAAGATGGAGGATATTCGACAATCAAAGATGAACGCGTATCGTTTCCGCGGTTAAATCGTCGATGCGGAGTCACGCGACTCGCGTCTCGTTGCTTCCTCCGTTTGCGTTCCGGTCCTCATCTGCGTTGCATCGTACCGTGTCGTGCCGTATCGTTCCGTACCCTCTTCGTCGTTCCTTTTGTCCCGGCTGCTCAGATTACCGGCTAAGCAATTTCGCTAAGCTACCGAACAAGATTGACCTCGAAGGTCTCATAGCGGGCTAGGTCGCGTAACCCTGCTGCCGCGTGGCGTTTCACGACGTATTTACTCGAAACCTGCTACACGCGTATCGTTCAGTTTACCGCTGTTTACATTTACGACGCCTTATGGTAGTTAACCATTTAAGCAGTACTCAAATGTTGTCGTGTACGCATCAATTTGTAAATATCTGTGGCAATTATTCCGATCACGGAACGAGATAGAGTACCATAGCACGGTGCTCAGATACGAACGAACGCGATAAATCAACGGTCGACGGATAATCGGCGCGGCACGCCGTTTTCCTTATTTGctttttcgttttctttttcttggGAACAACGTACTCTAGT includes:
- the LOC100881192 gene encoding nonsense-mediated mRNA decay factor SMG9, with the translated sequence MMSITAKDSEVKEVDGRGTIKVIDRPTFILKTREGENRAVSPSQRNGGNKKESDTSTNAPSKIQDAVRTILPICPEMTSCVKFMDENMQLCENPLEFLYDQQDFLVIGCLGAQGVGKSTIMSLLTSSYASDIFPIQDISHHESGANCTSGIDFFITKNRVIYLDTQPILSGSTIDYSACYDQKKSTTDFVNAETNLELQSLQFAAFLFSVCHVIIFVQDWFIDPNLVRFLQTAEMLKPSSTSNMDQDYVEYYPHIVFLHNKAELEDFTPNAMEKIKEFYSKVFSSSRLQINSGLDMSNHSMEAGLNLFFIPRIVNHEEPTMHHNEKKLIEKLKTKIHGVNRNPMTPSTLTEKNWYHYVSRVMEAIKKSHLSSEYGRLMP
- the NC2beta gene encoding negative cofactor 2beta isoform X2, encoding MFGNCTYPNKRKMRKEMASATISPTEDDELTLPRASINKMIKEILPHVRVANESRELILNCCTEFIHLLSSEANEICNQQQKKTINAEHVLQALEKLGFGDYSAEAEAVLRDCKAVAAKRRRQSTRLENLGIPEEELLRQQQELFAKAREEQAVAEQQQWQQLQAVAQMASMQQADSEQEDYS
- the NC2beta gene encoding negative cofactor 2beta isoform X1, with amino-acid sequence MASATISPTEDDELTLPRASINKMIKEILPHVRVANESRELILNCCTEFIHLLSSEANEICNQQQKKTINAEHVLQALEKLGFGDYSAEAEAVLRDCKAVAAKRRRQSTRLENLGIPEEELLRQQQELFAKAREEQAVAEQQQWQQLQAVAQMASMQQADSEQEDYS
- the LOC100882393 gene encoding receptor-type tyrosine-protein kinase FLT3 isoform X1, which encodes MITRCRLPFICAIFVLFYLCDQLYAKHMTEFVKPVQNLTVKAVRDERYTETSDAYKLLKLNISWLSTNNNKRTLSYSIIITGISSKETTGAECPEGSIFYTLNNDKQLNVLLPEDNDFADMPDLHIQPGCTYKVQVIANPRLKHMKNSPEILYTVPECVDRVCSCLKAKSTLPIPKVNVILTTQQIIVNWRVDSNTSEVSFYLISIGVPRLTSKKGLPIYNINKIGQVPAERTVFLWNLKLNEEYMKVKDDYKVMVTAVNNYGCFGETGSFIINSKLPNDKTIVVRYDIWFILCGVISGCILFGVLNLILCRKFKICIFDNENNARIRTISKHRSEWTETILQKHNILYDMYGFKEKNEEHDEYEDIDELQVRFESIKLIRELGTGQFGKVYLGYLNDNSNVLIAVKTSQTISVSTELETQQQIINEIEIMRRAGTHPNLVSLLGYSIQPNRSICILLEYMQGGDLLTYLHTLKKKKLCDISVQDNQDVLEGLLESNTSEAPCTSMYSNILIEKNTNKLGQYSNIFNNQEEETKCINQHWVGQIEKHQFLKFAIDISMAMEHLEVKGITHRDLAARNILLTTDLTAKISDFGLSRNGIYMIKDIEEKSRRLPIRWMSPEALRDRIFSSKSDVWSYGIVLWEISTLGAFPYSNVQNDCLLRYIIHENGRLEQPDNVPSCIYKIMCSCWASDPEELT
- the LOC100882393 gene encoding mast/stem cell growth factor receptor Kit isoform X2 → MPDLHIQPGCTYKVQVIANPRLKHMKNSPEILYTVPECVDRVCSCLKAKSTLPIPKVNVILTTQQIIVNWRVDSNTSEVSFYLISIGVPRLTSKKGLPIYNINKIGQVPAERTVFLWNLKLNEEYMKVKDDYKVMVTAVNNYGCFGETGSFIINSKLPNDKTIVVRYDIWFILCGVISGCILFGVLNLILCRKFKICIFDNENNARIRTISKHRSEWTETILQKHNILYDMYGFKEKNEEHDEYEDIDELQVRFESIKLIRELGTGQFGKVYLGYLNDNSNVLIAVKTSQTISVSTELETQQQIINEIEIMRRAGTHPNLVSLLGYSIQPNRSICILLEYMQGGDLLTYLHTLKKKKLCDISVQDNQDVLEGLLESNTSEAPCTSMYSNILIEKNTNKLGQYSNIFNNQEEETKCINQHWVGQIEKHQFLKFAIDISMAMEHLEVKGITHRDLAARNILLTTDLTAKISDFGLSRNGIYMIKDIEEKSRRLPIRWMSPEALRDRIFSSKSDVWSYGIVLWEISTLGAFPYSNVQNDCLLRYIIHENGRLEQPDNVPSCIYKIMCSCWASDPEELT
- the LOC100882504 gene encoding protein I'm not dead yet, with the protein product MSNRQPDDPYPEIIEPPGRRRTDSFGKLLVRFLSIYWRSFVIVLWPLILLPLVIVVESTEAIAMRCLYVVGLMAVFWMTEVLPLPITGLIPIVLYPLMGIMSTSDTCACYMNDTTMMFIGSMVIAIVIENSGLHMRIALLIIKTIGCSHRRLTLGLFFVTMFLSMWISNTAATAMMLPIVETVLLELEAQGLGNMFICEENGCGEESTEHGKRPTNVTMVYYLVAAYASSLGGVGTLVGSGTNLTLKGFFEKRFPNSPGISLTSWMVYSVPPMLLMSFLTWMWLQIMYMGMFRPRSKDALAIDIGTQGEKVAAAVIEKKYKELGSITWHESVVGFLFVTVVLLWFLRNPGFVRGWPTYITNLQVKDSTAAAFAVLLFFILPSKLDFLRSFDSDPANRPTKPSPSMITWKLIHQKMHWSLILVLGGGFAISAGSTTSKLSTIIGNSLTGLKSINPFTILFIVCVFAETATELTSNVAVANIILPVLAEMCVAMRIHPLYLMLPASLCCSFSFHLPVGTPPNAIATAAGHIKTRDFAIAGIGPSTITLLVTTLAFSTWGNFVFNLDEFPDWAT